A region of Takifugu flavidus isolate HTHZ2018 chromosome 2, ASM371156v2, whole genome shotgun sequence DNA encodes the following proteins:
- the LOC130521926 gene encoding interleukin-18 receptor 1-like isoform X2 has translation MMMMKCLLYLTALFTSLTGVCSQTPKNVQVMASEMVALHCPLNTTTIWIYYAAQAKDLSAMSMAEQRQMGVVVHGRNLVILSASVGHQGNYSCSAGNKSGQSWFRLTIEATRSSTFDQTCNAKESCTLKCPEKNAPAENIPGIKPSGITWHKAGYFRRVEEKDHGVYTCTRHYQCHDQLYNMTFTMLLDVKPNKKYREYQKSDIISPGMGETFYVDLGSRVVINCKAVMYSEFDDLFWLIGEDFVTTNQSLPVFYNPTSESKSGEINMTASLVFSNVSEADLLRNYTCKLDTASPPGTFVTIRLEKNGSSPPSYLSLAVSVGCVVFFMISVVIVYAKFKIYMVLFLRDTLGCHRSSSDGKSYDAFLMCYKSDTDGGLNEQDKCFLESVLEERFGYSLCLYDRDVLPGNAAPDAVLDSIEQSRTVVLIPTSSDSCLESGLLIAVHSALVEHRTRLVFIQTNVEQGTCSGSVSEALQLLAEAGDRVTWKGSSSVPLSSSFWKRLRYYLPALQNVKKIRLLP, from the exons atgatgatgatgaaatgtCTCCTCTATCTGACTGCACTCTTCACATCATTAACAG gtgtgtgttctcAGACACCCAAAAATGTACAGGTTATGGCAAGTGAGATGGTGGCGCTGCACTGTCCTTTGAACACTACAACAATCTGGATCTATTACGCCGCCCAGGCGAAGGACCTGTCTGCGATGTCCATGGCAGAGCAGAGGCAGATGGGTGTGGTGGTGCACGGAAGAAATTTGGTGATCCTCAGCGCCTCTGTGGGGCATCAGGGGAATTACTCGTGTTCTGCAGG GAATAAAAGTGGACAGTCGTGGTTCAGACTGACGATTGAGGCGACGCGGAGCAGTACGTTTGATCAGACCTGTAATGCGAAAGAGTCCTGCACCTTGAAGTGCCCCGAAAAGAATGCTCCTGCTGAAAACATCCCAGGTATAAAACCCAGCGGCATCACATGGCACAAG GCGGGTTACTTCAGGCGCGTGGAGGAGAAGGACCACGGTGTCTACACCTGCACCAGACATTATCAGTGTCACGATCAGTTATATAACATGACCTTCACCATGTTGCTTGACGTCAAACCAAACA AAAAATACAGAGAATATCAGAAATCAGATATCATTTCACCGGGAATGGGCGAGACGTTCTATGTAGATTTAG GCTCGAGGGTGGTGATCAACTGCAAGGCTGTCATGTACTCAGAATTCGATGATCTGTTCTGGTTGATCGGGGAGGACTTTGTTACCACTAACCAGAGTCTGCCAGTTTTCTACAATCCTACAAG TGAATCTAAATCTGGAGAGATTAATATGACGGCATCGCTGGTGTTCAGCAATGTATCCGAGGCTGATTTGTTGAGGAATTATACATGTAAACTGGACACCGCCAGCCCGCCGGGAACATTCGTCACCATCCGCTTGGAGAAAAATG ggtcttctcctccttcttatCTTTCCCTGGCTGTCAGCGTCGGCTGCGTTGTGTTCTTCATGATTTCTGTCGTAATTGTCTACGCGAAGTTCAAAATTTACATGGTTTTGTTCCTGCGGGACACCCTCGGCTGTCACCGCAGCTCCTCAG ATGGAAAGAGCTACGATGCATTTTTGATGTGCTACAAGAGCGACACAGACGGAGGACTCAATGAACAAGACAAATGTTTTCTAGAGAGTGTTTTAGAAGAAAGATTTGGCTACAGCCTCTGCCTTTACGATCGAGATGTCTTGCCAGGGAACG CTGCACCAGATGCAGTGTTGGACAGCATCGAGCAGAGCCGGACCGTGGTTTTGATTCCCACTTCATCAGATTCCTGTCTGGAGTCTGGCCTCCTGATCGCTGTTCACTCAGCCCTTGTGGAGCATCGGACTCGTCTAGTGTTCATCCAAACTAATGTAGAACAGGGCACGTGTTCGGGGTCTGTGTCGGAGGCCTTGCAACTCCTCGCTGAGGCTGGAGATCGAGTGACGTGGAAGGGCTCAAGCTCCGTGccactctcctcttccttctggaAGAGGTTACGATACTACCTACCGGCCTTGCAGAATGTGAAAAAAATAAGACTTTTACCCTAG
- the LOC130521924 gene encoding interleukin-1 receptor accessory protein-like isoform X1, whose amino-acid sequence MTALNTSVALLLLLPILLTGVCPQRPREVYVKAGEMASLFCPHTGHQQRLTWTSHILPERDLDLTEDMSSSERRRTGLLVHGRNLVVLEASINHQGNYSCSLGNRSRRFWFRLTVLPAQSPELEPRTTYSQTCFTPEACTLRCPTANTPAQDIPNMTINEIVWHKEGESSTPYYISSVEEKDGGIYTCVRSYLYGGQMYNKTFAVALDVQPGRQSEQPRILSPHANDVFHVDLGSALVIDCRAVMYSEFEEVFWLSGDSFLDTNESLPVYYNYTSESTGTEIKMTASLVFREVSAEDLSKRYTCKLESESVPSTFVTVTLEQKASLNFLVEALWIGIGIVIVLTVMAAVLYIKLKKSIVFSLQDAQTCHGSTSGGKSYDALLVSYKNEEDTGMMELDRKWMKSILEERFGYAVYDCGIMRGKGDALSDRIQQSRTVILVPTSSDGCLESGLLSHNHIALMKQSSRVVLIRSESSASPRSEELQHLAKDGHCVTWKGTSSRLSSSSFWKELQCYLPVPQQTKRRPLLSTFTKHDNCETMDTHYC is encoded by the exons ATGACAGCGCTCAACACATCTGTGgctcttctgctcctgctgcctaTATTATTGACAg GCGTGTGTCCCCAGAGACCCAGAGAGGTGTATGTGAAGGCAGGGGAGATGGCGTCGCTGTTCTGTCCTCACACAGGGCACCAGCAGAGGCTGACCTGGACCAGTCACATCCTCCCAGAGAGGGACCTGGATTTGACGGAGGACATGTCCTCGTCAGAGCGCAGACGGACGGGCCTCCTGGTTCATGGGAGGAACCTCGTGGTTCTTGAGGCTTCTATCAACCATCAGGGGAATTATTCCTGCTCTTTGGG gaacaggagcagaCGGTTCTGGTTCAGGCTGACCGTGTTACCAGCACAGAGCCCAGAGTTGGAACCGAGGACGACGTACTCTCAGACATGCTTCACTCCAGAGGCCTGCACGCTGAGGTGTCCTACCGCGAACACACCGGCTCAAGACATACCAAACATGACCATAAATGAAATCGTGTGGCACAAG GAGGGTGAATCGTCAACACCATATTATATCTCCAGTGTGGAGGAGAAAGACGGGGGCATCTACACATGTGTCAGATCCTACCTCTACGGAGGCCAAATGTATAACAAGACCTTCGCAGTGGCGCTGGATGTTCAGCCAGGCA gACAATCAGAGCAGCCGAGGATACTTTCGCCGCACGCAAATGATGTATTTCATGTGGATTTAG GCTCAGCCTTGGTGATCGACTGTCGGGCTGTTATGTACTCGGAGTTTGAAGAGGTGTTCTGGTTAAGCGGGGACTCGTTCCTGGACACCAACGAGAGCTTACCAGTTTACTACAACTACACCAG tgaATCGACCGGTACAGAGATAAAAATGACAGCATCGCTGGTCTTCAGAGAAGTGTCGGCGGAGGATCTGTCCAAGCGCTACACCTGTAAACTGGAATCTGAGAGCGTGCCCTCCACCTTCGTCACCGTCACTTTGGAACAAAAAG CCTCTTTGAACTTCTTGGTGGAAGCTCTTTGGATTGGGATTGGGATAGTCATTGTTCTCACTGTGATGGCAGCAGTTCTTTATATAAAGCTGAAAAAGAGCATAGTTTTCTCTCTGCAAGATGCTCAGACTTGCCATGGCAGCACTTCAG gtGGAAAGAGCTACGATGCCTTGTTGGTGTCTTACAAGaatgaagaagacacaggaaTGATGGAACTTGACAGGAAATGGATGAAGAGTATTTTGGAGGAAAGATTTGGCTATGCTGTTTATGACTGCGGCATCATGAGGGGGAAAG GGGACGCTCTGTCAGATCGCATTCAGCAGAGCCGGACTGTGATCCTGGTTCCCACCTCCTCCGATGGTTGTCTGGAATCTGGCCTGCTGAGCCACAACCACATAGCCCTCATGAAGCAGAGCAGTCGTGTGGTTCTCATCAGATCTGAATCCTCAGCATCACCAAGGTCAGAGGAACTGCAGCATCTTGCCAAAGATGGACACTGCGTGACGTGGAAAGGGACGAGCTCCAGGttatcatcctcctccttctggaAGGAGCTGCAATGTTACCTACCTGTCCCACAGCAAACCAAAAGGAGACCTTTGCTGAGCACATTTACTAAGCACGATAACTGTGAAACAATGGACACGCATTACTGTTAG
- the LOC130521924 gene encoding interleukin-1 receptor type 2-like isoform X2, with protein sequence MTALNTSVALLLLLPILLTGVCPQRPREVYVKAGEMASLFCPHTGHQQRLTWTSHILPERDLDLTEDMSSSERRRTGLLVHGRNLVVLEASINHQGNYSCSLGNRSRRFWFRLTVLPAQSPELEPRTTYSQTCFTPEACTLRCPTANTPAQDIPNMTINEIVWHKEGESSTPYYISSVEEKDGGIYTCVRSYLYGGQMYNKTFAVALDVQPGRQSEQPRILSPHANDVFHVDLGSALVIDCRAVMYSEFEEVFWLSGDSFLDTNESLPVYYNYTSESTGTEIKMTASLVFREVSAEDLSKRYTCKLESESVPSTFVTVTLEQKGGKSYDALLVSYKNEEDTGMMELDRKWMKSILEERFGYAVYDCGIMRGKGDALSDRIQQSRTVILVPTSSDGCLESGLLSHNHIALMKQSSRVVLIRSESSASPRSEELQHLAKDGHCVTWKGTSSRLSSSSFWKELQCYLPVPQQTKRRPLLSTFTKHDNCETMDTHYC encoded by the exons ATGACAGCGCTCAACACATCTGTGgctcttctgctcctgctgcctaTATTATTGACAg GCGTGTGTCCCCAGAGACCCAGAGAGGTGTATGTGAAGGCAGGGGAGATGGCGTCGCTGTTCTGTCCTCACACAGGGCACCAGCAGAGGCTGACCTGGACCAGTCACATCCTCCCAGAGAGGGACCTGGATTTGACGGAGGACATGTCCTCGTCAGAGCGCAGACGGACGGGCCTCCTGGTTCATGGGAGGAACCTCGTGGTTCTTGAGGCTTCTATCAACCATCAGGGGAATTATTCCTGCTCTTTGGG gaacaggagcagaCGGTTCTGGTTCAGGCTGACCGTGTTACCAGCACAGAGCCCAGAGTTGGAACCGAGGACGACGTACTCTCAGACATGCTTCACTCCAGAGGCCTGCACGCTGAGGTGTCCTACCGCGAACACACCGGCTCAAGACATACCAAACATGACCATAAATGAAATCGTGTGGCACAAG GAGGGTGAATCGTCAACACCATATTATATCTCCAGTGTGGAGGAGAAAGACGGGGGCATCTACACATGTGTCAGATCCTACCTCTACGGAGGCCAAATGTATAACAAGACCTTCGCAGTGGCGCTGGATGTTCAGCCAGGCA gACAATCAGAGCAGCCGAGGATACTTTCGCCGCACGCAAATGATGTATTTCATGTGGATTTAG GCTCAGCCTTGGTGATCGACTGTCGGGCTGTTATGTACTCGGAGTTTGAAGAGGTGTTCTGGTTAAGCGGGGACTCGTTCCTGGACACCAACGAGAGCTTACCAGTTTACTACAACTACACCAG tgaATCGACCGGTACAGAGATAAAAATGACAGCATCGCTGGTCTTCAGAGAAGTGTCGGCGGAGGATCTGTCCAAGCGCTACACCTGTAAACTGGAATCTGAGAGCGTGCCCTCCACCTTCGTCACCGTCACTTTGGAACAAAAAG gtGGAAAGAGCTACGATGCCTTGTTGGTGTCTTACAAGaatgaagaagacacaggaaTGATGGAACTTGACAGGAAATGGATGAAGAGTATTTTGGAGGAAAGATTTGGCTATGCTGTTTATGACTGCGGCATCATGAGGGGGAAAG GGGACGCTCTGTCAGATCGCATTCAGCAGAGCCGGACTGTGATCCTGGTTCCCACCTCCTCCGATGGTTGTCTGGAATCTGGCCTGCTGAGCCACAACCACATAGCCCTCATGAAGCAGAGCAGTCGTGTGGTTCTCATCAGATCTGAATCCTCAGCATCACCAAGGTCAGAGGAACTGCAGCATCTTGCCAAAGATGGACACTGCGTGACGTGGAAAGGGACGAGCTCCAGGttatcatcctcctccttctggaAGGAGCTGCAATGTTACCTACCTGTCCCACAGCAAACCAAAAGGAGACCTTTGCTGAGCACATTTACTAAGCACGATAACTGTGAAACAATGGACACGCATTACTGTTAG
- the LOC130521926 gene encoding interleukin-18 receptor 1-like isoform X1 → MMMMKCLLYLTALFTSLTGVCSQTPKNVQVMASEMVALHCPLNTTTIWIYYAAQAKDLSAMSMAEQRQMGVVVHGRNLVILSASVGHQGNYSCSAGNKSGQSWFRLTIEATRSSTFDQTCNAKESCTLKCPEKNAPAENIPGIKPSGITWHKAGYFRRVEEKDHGVYTCTRHYQCHDQLYNMTFTMLLDVKPNKKYREYQKSDIISPGMGETFYVDLGSRVVINCKAVMYSEFDDLFWLIGEDFVTTNQSLPVFYNPTSSESKSGEINMTASLVFSNVSEADLLRNYTCKLDTASPPGTFVTIRLEKNGSSPPSYLSLAVSVGCVVFFMISVVIVYAKFKIYMVLFLRDTLGCHRSSSDGKSYDAFLMCYKSDTDGGLNEQDKCFLESVLEERFGYSLCLYDRDVLPGNAAPDAVLDSIEQSRTVVLIPTSSDSCLESGLLIAVHSALVEHRTRLVFIQTNVEQGTCSGSVSEALQLLAEAGDRVTWKGSSSVPLSSSFWKRLRYYLPALQNVKKIRLLP, encoded by the exons atgatgatgatgaaatgtCTCCTCTATCTGACTGCACTCTTCACATCATTAACAG gtgtgtgttctcAGACACCCAAAAATGTACAGGTTATGGCAAGTGAGATGGTGGCGCTGCACTGTCCTTTGAACACTACAACAATCTGGATCTATTACGCCGCCCAGGCGAAGGACCTGTCTGCGATGTCCATGGCAGAGCAGAGGCAGATGGGTGTGGTGGTGCACGGAAGAAATTTGGTGATCCTCAGCGCCTCTGTGGGGCATCAGGGGAATTACTCGTGTTCTGCAGG GAATAAAAGTGGACAGTCGTGGTTCAGACTGACGATTGAGGCGACGCGGAGCAGTACGTTTGATCAGACCTGTAATGCGAAAGAGTCCTGCACCTTGAAGTGCCCCGAAAAGAATGCTCCTGCTGAAAACATCCCAGGTATAAAACCCAGCGGCATCACATGGCACAAG GCGGGTTACTTCAGGCGCGTGGAGGAGAAGGACCACGGTGTCTACACCTGCACCAGACATTATCAGTGTCACGATCAGTTATATAACATGACCTTCACCATGTTGCTTGACGTCAAACCAAACA AAAAATACAGAGAATATCAGAAATCAGATATCATTTCACCGGGAATGGGCGAGACGTTCTATGTAGATTTAG GCTCGAGGGTGGTGATCAACTGCAAGGCTGTCATGTACTCAGAATTCGATGATCTGTTCTGGTTGATCGGGGAGGACTTTGTTACCACTAACCAGAGTCTGCCAGTTTTCTACAATCCTACAAG CAGTGAATCTAAATCTGGAGAGATTAATATGACGGCATCGCTGGTGTTCAGCAATGTATCCGAGGCTGATTTGTTGAGGAATTATACATGTAAACTGGACACCGCCAGCCCGCCGGGAACATTCGTCACCATCCGCTTGGAGAAAAATG ggtcttctcctccttcttatCTTTCCCTGGCTGTCAGCGTCGGCTGCGTTGTGTTCTTCATGATTTCTGTCGTAATTGTCTACGCGAAGTTCAAAATTTACATGGTTTTGTTCCTGCGGGACACCCTCGGCTGTCACCGCAGCTCCTCAG ATGGAAAGAGCTACGATGCATTTTTGATGTGCTACAAGAGCGACACAGACGGAGGACTCAATGAACAAGACAAATGTTTTCTAGAGAGTGTTTTAGAAGAAAGATTTGGCTACAGCCTCTGCCTTTACGATCGAGATGTCTTGCCAGGGAACG CTGCACCAGATGCAGTGTTGGACAGCATCGAGCAGAGCCGGACCGTGGTTTTGATTCCCACTTCATCAGATTCCTGTCTGGAGTCTGGCCTCCTGATCGCTGTTCACTCAGCCCTTGTGGAGCATCGGACTCGTCTAGTGTTCATCCAAACTAATGTAGAACAGGGCACGTGTTCGGGGTCTGTGTCGGAGGCCTTGCAACTCCTCGCTGAGGCTGGAGATCGAGTGACGTGGAAGGGCTCAAGCTCCGTGccactctcctcttccttctggaAGAGGTTACGATACTACCTACCGGCCTTGCAGAATGTGAAAAAAATAAGACTTTTACCCTAG